From the genome of Flavobacterium luteolum, one region includes:
- a CDS encoding PorP/SprF family type IX secretion system membrane protein: MKKILLFITLFYGLSNVLYSQEASEDGVVSFSLPIRNSLKFNRYLINPTFSFVRESNPYASFYNKRQWVQFDNAPQTYLANYSGRFRENEAFAVGLFQQNYGLMTVFGGVANFAHNIVLEEASNLTFGLNVGIYQSGINTGKIISDDSTILSGDFPKSTLLTVNPGINYGTEFLDFGLAINNLVLYNFGSGMVKEDPERAIQLHAMYTGYIDSYGFFDRSKFSGIVRTEIKKDKTVISGLGMLSLQQGVWVQLGYNTLYGVSAGLGVNITPSIAIEYNYERGMGNFSNLGGSHEFAIAYKFKNRNYYYGDDDEGSLVDPAKPKPVPAKPQSEATQVNRAEIAEKNRLAAESKAKADAEAKQARLAAAEKVRADAEAAAKAKLEADNKAKADAEAVKIRLAAEAKAKADAAAAARAQTAAANKAVAETQKTQAQLAADKARADAEERRIKLAADNKARVDAAAAARAQAAANKSGAVVQKTPEQLAADKAQADAEALKIKLAADAKAKADAEALQVKVAAADKAKADAEAAKAKAAAANAAAPTEQKTAAQLAIERARANSEAAAKMRLAAAEKVKADAEAARQARLAAAEKTKADAEAARLKLIADTKAKADAAEAKRKADAKAKAEAADMQSILAADAKAKADSDALQARLAAEAKAKAAAETKTKSSIDAANKAKLAADAKAKAAEEAALREKLAAEAKVKADEEARQALIAAEAKAKADAEALRIKQAEDARQAQLNAEAKAKADAEALQAKLVADAKAKADAEAAAKAKLAADAKAKADAEAEKVRLAADAKAKADAEAEQARLAADAKAKVDMEALQAKLIADARVKADAEATAKAKAEAEAKKLQEEEDARQAKLAADAKAKADAEAEKARLAAEAKAKADAEAEKVRLAAEAKAKADAEALRVKQAAEEKARVEEEARQAKLAAEAKAKADAEAEKARLAAEAKAKADAEALQAKQVAEEKARVEEEARQAKLAADAKAKADAEALQAKLAADAKAKADMEALQAKLLADAKVKADAEATAKAKADAEVLKAKQAAEEKARLDEEARQAKLAADAKAKADAEALQAKLAADAKAKADAEALKAKQVAEEKARLDEEARQAKLAADAKAKADAEALQAKIAADAKAKADMAAEQARLLAEAKAKADAEATEKLKAEEETRRLREEEERQARLAAEQAKADAAAAALAAKAKDDTGKAIENLTKSVEGTSNIQTDLLNQFKATVANKQKDLNDLKEENDLSEKGIYREPKPFKSVAAENSQIEALKIQIADANTSMKNEIAKLTNLYNERLKKFPKDDPLNKAYLEKINELKAAQLKMEREGAALIADLERIKTETEIERKRRIKRAAYENDEGRYAQDVAALKRIKETTKLSSTPLKANDFDFGEEQSNMQIIKNIKNSDSGYYMIIAVHNSVEKRDEFLAKAVAAGRSDINFFYNVTTSKYYIYYEKFDGLQEATKALEAKGNKPYNGRMAIVKVEN; this comes from the coding sequence ATGAAGAAAATTTTACTATTCATCACGTTATTTTACGGTTTATCAAATGTACTCTATTCTCAAGAAGCTTCTGAGGATGGAGTTGTTTCGTTTTCATTACCCATAAGAAATTCTTTAAAGTTTAATAGATATTTAATTAACCCAACTTTCAGTTTTGTTAGAGAATCGAACCCATACGCAAGTTTCTATAATAAGAGGCAATGGGTGCAGTTTGATAATGCTCCGCAGACTTATTTGGCCAACTATTCTGGCCGATTTAGAGAAAATGAAGCATTTGCTGTAGGCTTATTTCAACAGAATTATGGTTTGATGACTGTCTTTGGCGGAGTTGCCAATTTCGCTCACAATATTGTTCTGGAAGAAGCTAGTAATTTGACTTTTGGTTTAAATGTAGGAATTTATCAAAGCGGTATAAATACAGGAAAAATTATATCAGATGATTCTACTATTCTATCAGGGGATTTTCCAAAAAGCACATTACTGACTGTAAATCCAGGGATTAATTATGGTACAGAATTTTTAGATTTCGGATTAGCAATTAACAATTTAGTTCTTTACAATTTTGGATCTGGAATGGTAAAGGAAGATCCAGAAAGAGCAATTCAATTGCATGCCATGTATACAGGATATATTGATAGTTATGGCTTTTTTGACAGAAGTAAATTTTCTGGAATTGTAAGAACAGAAATTAAAAAGGATAAAACAGTTATTTCTGGACTTGGGATGCTTTCACTTCAGCAGGGAGTTTGGGTCCAGTTAGGTTATAACACATTATATGGAGTTTCTGCAGGACTTGGAGTTAACATTACGCCGAGTATTGCTATTGAGTACAATTACGAAAGAGGAATGGGTAATTTCTCAAACTTAGGTGGTTCTCATGAATTTGCTATTGCGTATAAATTCAAAAATAGAAATTACTACTATGGAGATGATGATGAAGGTTCTTTAGTTGATCCTGCGAAACCAAAACCAGTACCAGCAAAACCGCAATCGGAAGCGACTCAAGTTAACAGAGCAGAAATCGCCGAAAAGAATAGATTGGCTGCAGAATCAAAAGCTAAAGCAGATGCTGAAGCAAAACAAGCAAGACTTGCGGCAGCTGAAAAAGTGAGAGCAGATGCTGAAGCTGCAGCAAAAGCAAAATTAGAAGCAGATAATAAGGCCAAAGCAGATGCAGAGGCTGTTAAAATAAGATTAGCTGCCGAGGCAAAAGCTAAAGCAGATGCCGCAGCGGCAGCAAGAGCACAAACTGCTGCAGCAAATAAAGCCGTAGCAGAAACACAAAAAACACAAGCACAACTTGCTGCTGATAAAGCTAGAGCAGATGCAGAAGAACGCAGAATAAAACTAGCCGCTGATAACAAAGCAAGAGTAGATGCGGCAGCCGCAGCAAGAGCTCAAGCCGCAGCAAACAAATCTGGTGCAGTTGTACAGAAAACTCCAGAACAGCTCGCTGCAGATAAAGCACAAGCAGATGCTGAAGCATTAAAAATAAAATTAGCTGCAGATGCTAAAGCCAAAGCAGATGCGGAAGCTTTACAAGTAAAAGTAGCAGCAGCCGATAAAGCCAAAGCAGATGCTGAAGCTGCAAAAGCTAAAGCAGCCGCTGCAAATGCAGCTGCACCAACAGAGCAAAAAACAGCAGCACAGCTTGCAATTGAAAGAGCAAGAGCAAATTCAGAAGCTGCTGCAAAAATGAGATTAGCTGCAGCAGAAAAAGTTAAAGCAGATGCTGAAGCCGCAAGACAGGCAAGATTGGCAGCAGCAGAAAAAACAAAAGCAGATGCTGAAGCAGCAAGATTAAAATTAATTGCAGATACTAAAGCAAAAGCCGATGCTGCCGAAGCAAAACGTAAAGCAGATGCAAAAGCAAAAGCAGAGGCTGCAGATATGCAATCAATATTAGCAGCAGATGCTAAAGCGAAAGCAGATTCAGATGCATTGCAAGCAAGATTAGCTGCTGAAGCAAAAGCAAAAGCGGCTGCAGAAACTAAAACAAAATCTTCTATCGATGCTGCAAACAAAGCTAAATTGGCGGCAGATGCGAAAGCAAAAGCGGCAGAAGAAGCTGCACTTAGAGAAAAATTAGCTGCTGAAGCGAAAGTTAAGGCAGATGAAGAAGCAAGACAAGCGCTTATCGCTGCTGAAGCGAAAGCAAAAGCAGATGCCGAAGCACTAAGAATAAAACAAGCTGAAGATGCTCGTCAGGCACAATTAAATGCTGAAGCAAAAGCAAAAGCAGATGCAGAAGCACTTCAAGCTAAACTTGTAGCCGACGCAAAAGCGAAAGCAGATGCAGAAGCAGCAGCTAAAGCAAAATTAGCAGCTGATGCTAAAGCAAAAGCAGACGCCGAAGCAGAGAAAGTTAGATTGGCCGCCGACGCAAAAGCGAAAGCAGATGCAGAAGCAGAGCAAGCTAGATTGGCAGCCGACGCAAAAGCGAAAGTAGATATGGAAGCCTTACAGGCTAAATTAATTGCAGATGCTAGAGTAAAAGCCGATGCAGAAGCTACAGCAAAAGCTAAGGCAGAAGCAGAAGCGAAAAAATTACAAGAAGAGGAAGATGCTCGCCAGGCTAAGTTAGCAGCCGATGCAAAAGCGAAAGCAGATGCGGAAGCAGAGAAAGCAAGATTAGCAGCAGAAGCGAAAGCAAAAGCTGACGCCGAAGCAGAGAAAGTAAGATTAGCGGCAGAAGCCAAAGCTAAAGCAGATGCAGAAGCTTTACGCGTTAAACAAGCTGCCGAAGAAAAAGCGAGAGTAGAAGAAGAAGCTCGTCAGGCAAAATTAGCTGCAGAAGCAAAAGCCAAAGCTGATGCTGAGGCAGAAAAAGCAAGATTAGCAGCAGAAGCGAAAGCTAAAGCCGATGCAGAAGCATTGCAAGCTAAACAAGTTGCTGAAGAAAAAGCTAGAGTTGAAGAAGAAGCGCGCCAAGCCAAATTGGCGGCAGATGCAAAAGCGAAAGCAGATGCAGAAGCATTACAAGCTAAACTGGCAGCCGATGCAAAAGCAAAAGCGGATATGGAGGCTTTACAGGCAAAATTATTAGCTGATGCAAAAGTAAAAGCCGATGCAGAAGCTACAGCAAAAGCAAAAGCAGACGCTGAAGTATTAAAAGCGAAACAAGCAGCGGAAGAAAAAGCTAGATTAGATGAAGAAGCTCGTCAGGCGAAATTGGCTGCCGATGCAAAAGCAAAAGCAGATGCTGAAGCGCTTCAAGCTAAACTTGCTGCTGATGCAAAAGCTAAGGCAGACGCTGAGGCATTAAAAGCTAAACAAGTTGCTGAAGAAAAAGCTAGATTAGATGAAGAGGCTCGTCAAGCTAAGTTAGCAGCAGACGCAAAAGCAAAAGCTGATGCAGAAGCACTTCAAGCTAAGATTGCTGCAGACGCAAAAGCAAAAGCCGATATGGCAGCTGAACAAGCAAGACTTTTGGCAGAAGCAAAAGCAAAAGCGGATGCTGAAGCTACAGAAAAGTTGAAAGCTGAAGAAGAAACAAGACGCCTACGTGAAGAAGAAGAGCGCCAAGCAAGATTAGCAGCAGAACAGGCTAAAGCAGATGCAGCAGCAGCGGCACTTGCAGCAAAAGCGAAAGATGATACTGGAAAAGCGATCGAAAACTTGACTAAATCTGTTGAAGGTACAAGTAACATTCAAACGGATTTATTAAATCAGTTTAAAGCTACCGTTGCGAATAAGCAGAAAGACTTAAACGATTTGAAAGAGGAGAATGATTTAAGTGAAAAGGGTATTTATAGAGAGCCAAAACCATTTAAGAGTGTAGCGGCAGAAAACAGCCAGATTGAGGCATTGAAAATTCAGATTGCTGATGCCAATACCAGCATGAAAAATGAGATTGCGAAACTGACTAATCTTTATAACGAAAGGCTTAAAAAGTTCCCTAAAGATGATCCTTTGAATAAAGCTTATCTTGAAAAGATAAACGAATTGAAAGCGGCTCAATTAAAAATGGAGCGTGAAGGCGCAGCATTAATTGCCGATTTAGAGCGTATTAAAACAGAGACTGAGATTGAGCGTAAACGTAGAATTAAACGTGCAGCTTATGAGAATGATGAAGGAAGATATGCGCAGGACGTTGCAGCTCTTAAGAGAATTAAAGAAACAACTAAGCTGAGCAGTACACCATTAAAAGCAAATGATTTTGATTTTGGTGAAGAGCAGTCAAATATGCAGATTATTAAGAATATTAAAAATTCTGATAGCGGGTATTATATGATTATCGCGGTTCATAATAGTGTAGAGAAACGAGATGAGTTCTTAGCAAAAGCAGTTGCTGCAGGAAGATCAGATATTAATTTCTTTTACAATGTAACAACAAGTAAATATTATATCTATTACGAGAAGTTTGATGGTTTACAAGAGGCAACTAAAGCTTTAGAAGCAAAAGGAAATAAACCATACAACGGAAGAATGGCCATTGTAAAAGTGGAGAATTAG
- the sprC gene encoding gliding motility protein SprC, which yields MIQKITLSFFKVIILFSILLFARSNSYAQTIVPQQLDGLEKLCAGSSFNEFFATFSYIDFPVGTTFQVELSDNTGSFTTPTATTTLQVINTSATQQTIKFAVPTDLAGSDIYGLRIKSSTGTVSQRFRNSLGNTSIGAYYKPYEAAYFINNKNTSAAICSSGSITLSVYNETPSDVNSSPANYPSLKYKWYKDGAIISGQSGSSLVVNSPGQYYSEIDYGVCTASNISSNRVDVVSSSSGSAVTINSSLGNPFCASGTGTVLTATSGNKYQWKKDGNLINGATNRTYSTNESGVYSVDVDFGGCSATGSINLQSNGFEAKIDVQDGYKLSEGETLNVSVTTDATNPTYEWYLNDNLIPNETSSSYVVAVKGNYKVKISQASGCIANREFSFRINGESGPASVIPNIIKLSGMNPYWNIPDEYKNANTKVIIISSNGDKVLDVVNYQGDWPQNNIDFKNVNPVYYYVIQGDAGEKKGSITVIK from the coding sequence ATGATTCAAAAAATTACTTTATCTTTTTTTAAAGTTATAATATTATTTAGCATTTTACTTTTTGCTAGATCGAATTCCTATGCCCAAACGATAGTTCCTCAACAGTTAGATGGTTTAGAGAAACTTTGTGCTGGTAGTTCTTTCAATGAGTTTTTTGCAACTTTTAGTTATATAGATTTTCCTGTAGGAACTACCTTTCAGGTAGAACTTTCAGATAATACAGGTAGTTTTACAACTCCAACCGCTACTACAACTCTTCAAGTAATAAATACATCAGCAACGCAGCAGACTATCAAGTTTGCTGTGCCTACTGATTTAGCTGGTTCTGATATTTATGGTTTAAGAATCAAAAGCTCTACAGGTACGGTTAGCCAGAGATTTAGAAACTCTTTAGGAAATACTTCTATAGGAGCTTATTATAAACCTTATGAAGCGGCTTATTTCATTAATAACAAAAATACATCTGCAGCAATTTGTTCATCTGGAAGTATTACATTATCTGTTTATAATGAAACACCTTCAGATGTAAATTCCTCACCTGCAAATTATCCATCACTTAAATATAAATGGTATAAGGATGGTGCTATTATTTCTGGGCAATCAGGAAGCTCCTTAGTAGTTAATAGTCCAGGGCAATATTATTCTGAAATTGATTACGGAGTTTGTACTGCAAGCAATATTAGTTCTAATAGAGTTGATGTTGTTTCTTCTAGTTCAGGTTCGGCTGTTACTATCAATTCTAGTCTTGGAAACCCATTTTGTGCTAGTGGTACGGGGACAGTTTTAACCGCGACATCAGGAAATAAATATCAATGGAAAAAAGATGGTAATCTAATTAATGGCGCTACTAATAGAACCTATTCAACAAACGAATCTGGAGTTTATTCTGTCGATGTAGATTTTGGAGGATGTTCAGCTACTGGAAGTATTAATCTTCAAAGCAACGGTTTCGAAGCAAAAATAGATGTTCAAGATGGTTACAAATTAAGTGAAGGTGAAACATTAAATGTATCTGTAACTACAGATGCTACTAATCCTACTTATGAGTGGTATTTAAATGACAATTTAATTCCTAATGAAACATCTAGTTCTTATGTGGTAGCTGTTAAAGGTAATTATAAAGTAAAAATTTCTCAAGCATCTGGCTGTATCGCAAATAGAGAATTTTCATTTAGAATAAATGGAGAGTCTGGCCCAGCTAGTGTTATTCCAAACATTATTAAACTAAGCGGAATGAATCCGTACTGGAATATTCCAGATGAATATAAAAATGCAAATACAAAGGTAATCATCATTAGTTCAAACGGTGATAAAGTTCTGGATGTAGTGAATTACCAAGGCGATTGGCCTCAAAACAATATAGATTTTAAAAATGTAAATCCCGTTTATTACTATGTCATTCAAGGCGATGCAGGTGAAAAAAAAGGATCAATAACGGTTATAAAATAA
- a CDS encoding ATP-binding protein yields MQFSQILGQDYIKSHLIKSAASGRIPHAQLFVGPEGSGTLITAIAYAQYILCNNTGDENSNGNDSCNLKFDNISHPDLHFIYPTVTTEDVKTKPKSLDFIQDWRSFIQEMPYGGLFDWYKILGVQNKQGEIRVEDAQEVLKSLSLKSYEGGYKIMIIWMADKMNIAASNKLLKLLEEPSDKTMFILISENEEDIIQTIRSRCQVIHFNGLPEKVIAEALVAKENIDPNLAKKIAHQAQGNFNKALHLLKEDDDDLPFEQWFVNWVRAAFRAKGNAAAIQDLISWSEQIAALGRESQKKFIQYCIEMFRQALMLNYQAQSLVYIEPKVDKFKLENFAPFVNGNNIHEIFKELSDAMYHIERNGNAKIILTDLSIKLTRLIHKK; encoded by the coding sequence ATGCAATTTTCTCAAATTTTAGGTCAAGATTACATCAAAAGCCACTTGATAAAAAGTGCTGCTTCTGGTAGAATTCCTCATGCACAATTATTCGTTGGTCCAGAAGGAAGTGGCACATTAATAACGGCCATTGCCTATGCCCAATATATTTTATGCAATAATACCGGTGATGAAAATTCAAATGGAAATGATTCTTGTAATCTAAAGTTTGATAACATCTCTCATCCCGATTTGCATTTTATTTATCCAACCGTTACAACCGAAGACGTAAAGACAAAACCTAAAAGTTTAGACTTTATTCAGGATTGGCGCAGTTTCATTCAAGAAATGCCTTATGGAGGTTTGTTCGATTGGTATAAAATTCTTGGCGTTCAAAACAAGCAGGGAGAAATTCGTGTAGAAGATGCACAGGAAGTTTTAAAATCGCTTTCGCTGAAATCTTATGAAGGCGGTTACAAAATCATGATTATCTGGATGGCCGATAAAATGAATATCGCCGCATCTAATAAACTGCTAAAACTTCTCGAAGAACCGTCAGACAAAACCATGTTTATTCTGATTTCTGAAAACGAAGAAGATATAATCCAAACCATACGTTCAAGATGCCAGGTTATTCACTTTAACGGACTTCCTGAAAAAGTAATAGCCGAAGCTTTGGTTGCCAAAGAAAATATAGATCCAAACTTAGCTAAAAAAATTGCACATCAAGCGCAAGGAAATTTTAATAAAGCATTGCACTTGTTAAAAGAAGACGATGACGATCTTCCTTTTGAGCAATGGTTTGTCAATTGGGTTCGAGCTGCTTTTAGAGCAAAAGGAAATGCCGCCGCTATTCAGGATTTAATTTCATGGAGCGAGCAGATTGCCGCGCTTGGACGTGAGAGCCAGAAAAAATTTATTCAATACTGCATTGAAATGTTTAGACAAGCTCTTATGCTAAATTATCAAGCACAAAGTCTAGTATACATTGAACCGAAAGTGGATAAATTTAAATTGGAGAATTTTGCTCCTTTCGTAAACGGAAACAACATCCACGAAATATTCAAAGAACTTTCAGATGCGATGTATCACATTGAAAGAAACGGAAATGCAAAAATAATCCTTACCGATTTATCGATCAAATTGACTCGTTTAATTCATAAAAAATAA
- a CDS encoding DoxX family protein — protein MNNVASILLLAFLALTFLQSGYEKIFYWKDNVAWLKEHFAKTPLKNQVPLALLHLLILELISGILCVVGGIQLFTNNGREFGFYGAIFSCICLLMMLFGQRLAKDYDGARTIVIYFIPAVMAVYWLN, from the coding sequence ATGAACAATGTTGCCTCAATTTTACTTTTAGCTTTTCTAGCTTTAACTTTTTTACAATCGGGTTACGAAAAAATTTTTTACTGGAAAGATAATGTTGCTTGGCTTAAAGAACACTTTGCCAAAACACCTTTAAAAAATCAAGTTCCTCTGGCTCTATTGCATTTATTGATTTTAGAATTGATTTCAGGAATTTTATGCGTTGTGGGCGGAATTCAATTATTTACAAACAATGGCAGAGAATTTGGCTTTTATGGAGCTATATTTTCTTGCATCTGTTTGCTAATGATGCTTTTCGGACAAAGACTTGCGAAAGATTACGATGGTGCAAGAACCATTGTTATATATTTTATACCAGCTGTAATGGCTGTTTATTGGTTGAATTAA
- a CDS encoding acyl-CoA thioesterase — translation MNPKHPSESLTILTDLVLPSETNPLNNLFGGELLARMDRAASIAARRHSRRIVVTASVNHVAFNRAISLGSVVTVEAKVSRSFKSSMEVFIDVWVEDRESGNRTKANEAIYTFVAVDDTGRPVEVPAIVPETELEIQRFEAALRRKQLSLLLAGKIKPTDATELKALFL, via the coding sequence ATGAATCCAAAACATCCTTCAGAATCCCTAACTATTTTAACTGATTTGGTTTTACCGAGCGAAACAAATCCTTTAAACAATCTTTTCGGCGGTGAGTTATTAGCCAGAATGGACCGAGCGGCAAGTATTGCGGCCCGCAGACATTCGCGTCGAATTGTTGTAACGGCCTCTGTAAATCACGTTGCTTTTAACAGAGCTATTTCGCTTGGAAGTGTTGTAACTGTAGAAGCAAAAGTTTCCAGATCTTTTAAAAGTTCTATGGAAGTTTTTATAGACGTATGGGTAGAAGACCGCGAATCTGGAAACAGAACAAAAGCCAACGAGGCAATTTATACATTCGTAGCGGTAGACGATACAGGAAGACCTGTTGAAGTTCCAGCAATTGTACCAGAAACTGAATTGGAAATTCAGCGCTTTGAGGCTGCACTACGTCGTAAACAATTGAGTTTATTGCTAGCTGGTAAAATAAAACCAACAGATGCAACAGAATTAAAGGCTTTGTTTTTGTAG
- the recA gene encoding recombinase RecA: protein MSSEKEAKLKALQLTLDKLDKTYGKGTVMKMGDKAIVEVETISSGSLGVDLALGVNGYPKGRIIEIYGPESSGKTTLTLHAIAEAQKAGGIAAFIDAEHAFDRNYAEKLNVDIENLIISQPDNGEQALEIAENLIRSGAIDIVVIDSVAALTPKSEIEGEMGDSKMGLHARLMSQALRKLTGTISKTNCTVFFINQLREKIGVMFGNPETTTGGNALKFYASVRLDIRRSAQIKDGENVIGNRTKVKIVKNKVAPPFKTAEFDIMYGEGVSKTGEILDLAVEFDIVKKAGSWFSYGDTKLGQGRDAVKALIKDNPELADELEVKIKDHMKELANA from the coding sequence ATGAGTTCAGAGAAAGAAGCCAAATTAAAAGCACTACAATTAACGCTTGACAAACTTGACAAAACCTACGGAAAAGGAACCGTAATGAAAATGGGCGATAAAGCCATTGTAGAAGTAGAAACGATTTCTTCTGGCTCACTAGGTGTTGACTTAGCTCTTGGAGTAAACGGATATCCAAAAGGAAGAATTATCGAAATATATGGTCCAGAATCTTCTGGAAAAACTACTTTGACGCTTCACGCAATTGCAGAAGCTCAAAAAGCTGGTGGTATTGCTGCTTTTATCGATGCGGAACACGCTTTTGACAGAAACTATGCAGAGAAATTAAATGTTGATATCGAGAACTTAATTATTTCTCAGCCAGACAACGGAGAGCAAGCTTTAGAAATTGCTGAAAATCTTATTCGTTCTGGCGCTATAGACATTGTTGTAATTGACTCGGTTGCAGCTTTAACTCCAAAAAGTGAGATTGAAGGTGAAATGGGAGATTCTAAAATGGGTCTTCACGCACGTTTGATGTCTCAAGCTTTGAGAAAACTTACTGGAACTATCAGTAAAACAAACTGTACAGTTTTCTTCATCAACCAGCTTCGTGAAAAAATTGGTGTTATGTTTGGAAATCCTGAAACGACAACCGGAGGTAACGCACTTAAATTTTACGCTTCTGTACGTTTAGATATTCGTCGTTCTGCTCAGATCAAAGACGGTGAAAATGTAATTGGTAACAGAACTAAAGTTAAAATTGTTAAAAACAAAGTGGCACCACCTTTTAAAACTGCCGAATTTGACATTATGTACGGAGAAGGAGTTTCTAAAACTGGTGAAATCTTAGATCTAGCTGTAGAATTTGATATCGTTAAAAAAGCAGGATCTTGGTTCAGTTATGGTGACACCAAATTAGGACAAGGACGTGACGCCGTTAAAGCTTTAATTAAAGACAACCCAGAACTAGCTGACGAACTGGAAGTTAAAATTAAAGATCATATGAAAGAATTGGCAAACGCCTAA
- a CDS encoding lysophospholipid acyltransferase family protein yields the protein MKIFKIAFWILWRIWFYVLMAIPILIMLPFLVISILSEKGYPYFFKMARIWAKFILFGMGFFYTVKREQKLVKGKSYMIVANHTSMTDIMLTLALIKNPFVFVGKKELVKIPLFGFFYKRTCILVDRSSSKSKNEVFKRAQNRLNQGLSICIFPEGGVPDDESILLDEFKDGAFRLAIDHQIPIVPIVYPDNKERFSYTFLSGSPGKMRARILPFVETKGLTSDNRKELRDQVRNMIYNGLVDYQKE from the coding sequence ATGAAAATATTTAAAATTGCTTTTTGGATTCTTTGGAGAATTTGGTTTTACGTTTTGATGGCCATTCCAATACTGATTATGTTGCCTTTTCTGGTTATTTCTATACTTTCTGAGAAAGGATATCCATACTTCTTTAAAATGGCCCGCATTTGGGCTAAATTTATCCTTTTCGGAATGGGTTTCTTTTATACCGTAAAACGCGAGCAGAAGCTCGTTAAAGGGAAAAGTTACATGATAGTGGCCAATCATACTTCTATGACGGATATTATGCTTACGTTGGCTTTAATTAAAAATCCATTTGTTTTTGTTGGGAAGAAAGAGCTGGTAAAGATTCCGCTTTTTGGATTTTTCTATAAACGTACTTGTATTTTGGTTGACAGAAGTTCGTCTAAAAGTAAAAATGAGGTTTTTAAAAGAGCTCAAAACAGATTGAATCAAGGTTTAAGTATTTGCATTTTCCCAGAGGGCGGAGTTCCAGATGACGAAAGTATTTTGCTGGACGAGTTTAAAGACGGCGCATTCAGATTGGCAATCGATCATCAGATTCCGATTGTGCCTATTGTTTATCCAGATAACAAAGAGCGTTTTTCATATACTTTTTTGAGTGGAAGTCCAGGAAAGATGCGCGCTAGAATTTTACCTTTCGTAGAAACAAAAGGATTAACAAGTGACAACAGAAAAGAATTGAGAGATCAAGTTAGAAATATGATTTATAATGGTTTAGTGGATTATCAAAAGGAATAA
- the trpS gene encoding tryptophan--tRNA ligase, producing MAKILTGVQSTGTPHLGNLLGAIIPAIELSNDPSNESYLFIADLHSITQIKDGKTLRENTYSTAAAWLACGLNPEKVTFYRQSDVVQTTELTWYLSCFFPFQRLTLAHSFKDKADRLDDVNAGLFTYPMLMAADILLYDAEFVPVGKDQLQHLEITRDVAARFNHQMGETFVLPEAKIQENIMLIPGTNGGKMSKSANNIINIFLDDKTLRKQVMSIETDSTPLEAPKNPDTCNAFAIYSLLGSEEQIAQMRANYLGGNYGYGHAKQALFELITEKFKTEREKYNYYINNLEEVDALLKKGAAKASVIADGVLAKVREVLGFQK from the coding sequence ATGGCAAAAATACTTACGGGTGTTCAAAGTACAGGAACACCGCATTTAGGAAATTTATTAGGAGCAATTATTCCGGCAATCGAATTATCAAATGATCCATCAAACGAATCTTATTTGTTTATTGCCGATTTGCATTCAATCACTCAAATTAAAGACGGAAAGACTTTAAGAGAAAACACGTACAGTACTGCTGCGGCTTGGCTTGCGTGCGGATTAAATCCTGAAAAAGTTACATTTTACAGACAATCAGACGTAGTGCAAACTACAGAATTGACTTGGTATTTGAGCTGTTTTTTTCCATTTCAAAGATTGACTTTAGCACATTCTTTCAAAGATAAAGCTGATCGTTTGGATGATGTTAATGCCGGACTTTTTACATACCCAATGTTAATGGCTGCTGATATTTTATTGTATGATGCTGAATTTGTTCCAGTTGGAAAAGATCAATTACAGCATTTAGAAATTACTCGTGATGTTGCGGCTCGTTTTAACCACCAAATGGGTGAAACTTTTGTTCTTCCTGAAGCAAAAATTCAAGAGAATATTATGCTGATTCCAGGAACAAACGGAGGAAAAATGAGTAAATCTGCAAACAATATCATCAATATTTTCTTGGACGATAAGACTCTGCGTAAACAAGTTATGAGTATTGAAACTGATTCAACTCCACTTGAAGCTCCAAAGAATCCTGATACTTGTAATGCTTTTGCAATTTATTCTCTGTTAGGATCAGAAGAACAAATCGCACAAATGAGAGCAAATTATTTAGGTGGAAATTATGGTTACGGTCACGCTAAACAAGCTTTGTTCGAATTGATTACTGAAAAATTCAAAACAGAAAGAGAAAAATATAATTACTACATCAACAATCTTGAAGAAGTTGACGCTTTATTGAAAAAAGGTGCTGCAAAAGCTTCGGTTATTGCTGATGGTGTTTTGGCAAAAGTTAGAGAGGTTCTAGGATTTCAAAAATAA